AGGCCCAGCGCGTCAGCCTGAGCGTCTACGACCTGGCCGGGCGCCGGGTGGACGTGTTGTCCGAGGGCGAGCTGCCCGCCGGACGGCACGCCGTAAGCTGGAACTGCTCCGCTGCATCAGCCGGGGTCTATCTGCTGCGGTTGGAGACGCAAGGCGCGGCGCTCAGCCGCCGGGTGGTCGTCGGGCGGGTCGTCGGCCGGTAGCGAGTTGTTGATATAGCATCACCCGGGCGGGATTAACATCCCGCCCTAGCGTTAGTCAGCCGGGGTTTGGTGAACGCCCCACGCTGGGCTTACCGCTCGGCGGTCAGCGGTGCGCAAAGCCTGCAGACGGCCGCGAGCAGGCGGCGGTCGCCGGCGTCGAAGGGCGCGGCGGTGTGGCTGTCGATATCCAGTTGACCGGTCATCCCGCCCTCGTGGAATATGGGGACGACGATCTCGGCCCGGGTTTCCAGGCTGCAGGCCAGGTAGTTGTCCTCGGCGCGGACGTCGGGGATCTCCAGGGTGCGGCCTGTGGAGGCCGCCCGGCCGCAGACGCCGCGGCCGAAGGGGATGCGGGTGTGATCCGTCGGGGCGCCGACATAGGGTCCGAGGATCAAGCTGCGCGGTTGGGCGGGATCGACCAGGTAGAAACCGACCCAGTCGTAGTGTTCGACGCGCTCGGCCAGCAGGCGGCAGACGGCCTGCAACCGAGCGCTGGACTCGGCGGGGCCGCTGGTCAGGGCGGCGATCTCCTCGAGCAGTTCTTCGACCACTTTTTCGTCCATTCCTCGACCTCGGCGGATAGTTGGGTATGAGCGTACGGTGAGAAAAGGCCCCGACGGGGCGGGGCGGCGGTTGTGGCTGATCGGCGGCGAGCGCCGCTTGGCCGGGGAGGCTGGGCCCCTATTGCCGCGTGTTGGACGGTGGGGGCAAATCGACCTCGGGCGACGGGGTTATCTGCGTGGCCGGGAAGGCTGGGCCGCTGTTGCCGCGTGTTGGACGGTGGGGGCAAATCGGCCTCGGGTGACGGGGTTATCTGCGTGGCCGGGGAGGCTGGGCCTCCTTCTTGCGGGCGAGGGTGAAGGCTGAGGTGAACAGCGGCGGCGGACGCAGGGCTTGGGCAACGTGGTCGGGGAGGCTAGGCCTCCTTCTTGCGGGCGATAGTGACCTGGAACTTGCACTCGCTGCATTGCCAGCGGCAGGCGACGAGCTCGGCGGTTTCGGCCTCTTCGACCTTGGGGTCCGAGGCGCCGCAGACGGGGCAATGGCGGTGCTTGAGGTCCTCGGCCATGTGCGCGGGGCGGAACTTGGCCCAGGGGAAGTCGGTGCCGCACTTGTCGCAGTGGGTGATGATCTGGTTGACTTCGTCATTGACGGCGACCACCTCGTAGGTGGCGCCGTACTTGCCGCACTTGGGGCAGTAGGTTCCGCTGTCGCCCATGGCTACCTCCCGCTAACAACTGGATGTCACTGTACTAGTATAGCATAACGCGGGGGAGGGTCGGACCCTACCCCCGCGTTGCTGGTGGGGACTTGTCGTTACGGAGTGTCAGCGGCCGGTTCAGGTCCGTTTGGAGCCCAGGCGGCGGAACCAGGCCTTGATCTTGACCTTCTTCTCCTCGATCCAGGAGTAGAATGTCGGGACGAAGATCAGGGTCAGCAGGGTGGCGAAGGCCAGGCCGAAGATGAAGGAGTAGCCCAGCGGCGCCCACTGCGGGTCCGAGACCGCCAGGGGGAACATCCCGCCGATGGTGGTCACGGCGGTCAGCAGGATCGGAGTCAGGCGGATCTTGCCGGCCTCGATGATGGCCTCGCGGATCGGTACGCCTTCGGCGCGGCGGGCGTTGATGAAGTCGACCAGCACGATGGCGCCGTTGACGGCGACGCCGGCCAGGCCGATGACGCCGACGAAGGCGATGATGGTGAAGGCGTTGCCCGTGACCGCCAGGCCGATGAAGGCGCCGATGACCGACAGCACGATGGTGGTCATGATCGCCAGGGGCTGGGCGGTGGACTTGAACTGCAGGGTCAGCAGGATGAAGATCAGCAGGATGGCGATGTTGAAGGCGATGCCCAGGTCGCTGAAGCTCTCCTCGATGAAGCGGATGCTGCCCTCGTAGTCGATGTGGTAACCGGCGGGCAGGCTGACGCTGTTCGCGATTCGCTGCTGCAGTTGGCTGACGATGTCGACGCTGCTGACTCCCGCGGCCAGGTCGCCGCGGATGGTGATCGCCCGCTCGTTGCCGTAATGGCGGATCTGGCTGATGCCCTCGGCGGTCTTGACGTCGGCGATGGTGCCGACCCGTGTCCGGGCGCCGCTCATGCTGGTGATGATCAGATCCTCGAGGTCGTCGACCTTGGTCAGCTCGGATTTGGGCAGCTTGACGGTGATGTCGTATTCCTCGTCGCCCTCGCGGAAGACACCGGCCTTGGTGCCGCTGATCAGGGTCCGCAGGCTGCCGCCGAGGTCATAGGCGGTGAAGCCGTAGAGGTTGGCGGCGTCGCGATCCAGCACGGCCTGCAGCTCCGGGGTCCCCGGGGTGATGTCGTCGCGAACGTTGCGGGTACCCGGGATGTCCTCGAGGATGGTCTGGATCTCGTTGGCGATGCGGCGCTGCTCGTCGAGTTCGTCGCCGTAGACCTTGATGTTGAGAGCCGAGCCCGTCGGCGGGCCGCCCTGGACCTCGCCGTAGAGGATACTGGCCCCGGTGATCTGGTCCAGGTAGGGGCGCAGGTCCTCCATGATTTCCTTGGCGGTGCGCTCGCGGTCATCGGATTCGACGAGATCGACGTTGACGCCGCCCAGGTAGGTCGAGGTCAGTCCGAAGAGCTGGGAGGCGTTGACGCGGCCGGTGCCGCCGGGAGAATCACCGGTGACGGCGACGTAGCGTTCACGTTCGGGGATGTGCTCCTCGACGAGGCGTTCGACCTCGCGCACCT
Above is a window of Candidatus Coatesbacteria bacterium DNA encoding:
- a CDS encoding T9SS type A sorting domain-containing protein produces the protein AQRVSLSVYDLAGRRVDVLSEGELPAGRHAVSWNCSAASAGVYLLRLETQGAALSRRVVVGRVVGR
- a CDS encoding GAF domain-containing protein → MDEKVVEELLEEIAALTSGPAESSARLQAVCRLLAERVEHYDWVGFYLVDPAQPRSLILGPYVGAPTDHTRIPFGRGVCGRAASTGRTLEIPDVRAEDNYLACSLETRAEIVVPIFHEGGMTGQLDIDSHTAAPFDAGDRRLLAAVCRLCAPLTAER